The Pontibacter pudoricolor genome contains a region encoding:
- a CDS encoding efflux RND transporter periplasmic adaptor subunit, which yields MKRILMLIGMYALVCQTSCTSSHGEEKKEHETAFLVSSPVKMDTTITDDYVSQIHSIRHIELRAQEKGYLQMIYVDEGQFVKKGQLLFQIMPNLYEAELQKAQAEANFAKIEYQNTKSLADRNIVAPNELAMAKAKLDKAKADVALANVHLQFTEIRAPFDGIIDRFHVRLGSLVDEGELLTELSDNSKMWVYYNVPEAEYLDYQANEKKEEDVKVNLLMANNQLFKYPGVVETIEANFNNETGNIAFRATFPNPDGLLRHGETGNVRMSIPLKNALLIPQKATFEVLDKKYVYVVDKNNVIRSREIAVGAEMPHIYVVQNGLAENDKILLEGLRLVRENEKIHSKFVEPGKVISDLELYAE from the coding sequence ATGAAGAGAATTCTCATGCTTATCGGCATGTACGCTCTGGTGTGCCAAACAAGTTGTACATCATCACACGGAGAAGAGAAAAAGGAACATGAAACAGCGTTCCTGGTAAGCAGTCCGGTAAAAATGGACACCACCATTACGGATGATTACGTGAGCCAGATCCACTCCATTCGACACATAGAACTTAGGGCGCAGGAGAAAGGCTACCTGCAGATGATCTATGTAGACGAAGGTCAGTTTGTAAAAAAAGGACAGCTGCTGTTCCAGATCATGCCAAACCTGTACGAAGCGGAACTGCAGAAAGCACAGGCAGAGGCCAACTTTGCAAAGATCGAATACCAGAACACCAAATCGCTTGCAGACAGAAATATAGTTGCCCCCAATGAGCTGGCGATGGCTAAAGCAAAGCTGGACAAAGCAAAAGCGGACGTAGCCCTGGCTAATGTTCATTTGCAGTTCACCGAGATCAGGGCTCCATTTGATGGTATCATCGACCGTTTCCATGTTCGACTTGGTAGCCTTGTAGATGAAGGCGAACTACTGACCGAACTATCTGACAACAGCAAAATGTGGGTTTACTACAACGTGCCGGAAGCGGAATACCTGGACTACCAGGCTAATGAGAAGAAGGAAGAGGATGTAAAGGTAAACCTGTTGATGGCCAATAACCAGCTGTTCAAGTACCCGGGAGTGGTGGAAACCATCGAAGCCAATTTCAACAATGAAACAGGTAACATCGCGTTCAGAGCTACTTTCCCTAACCCGGACGGGCTATTACGACATGGCGAAACAGGTAATGTGCGCATGAGTATCCCACTTAAAAATGCCCTCCTGATTCCGCAAAAAGCCACCTTCGAAGTACTTGATAAAAAGTATGTCTATGTGGTGGATAAGAACAATGTGATCAGGTCAAGAGAAATAGCTGTGGGCGCAGAAATGCCACACATTTATGTGGTGCAGAACGGTTTGGCGGAGAATGATAAGATCCTGCTGGAAGGCCTGCGCCTGGTACGTGAAAACGAAAAGATCCATTCCAAATTCGTGGAGCCTGGTAAAGTTATTTCTGATCTGGAATTATATGCGGAATAA
- a CDS encoding transposase family protein, translated as MSQERRKPDKSFKLMAVELSRSLSTNSWDNAVVESFFKNLKIRGQ; from the coding sequence ATGTCACAAGAGCGAAGAAAGCCTGACAAATCGTTCAAACTGATGGCCGTAGAACTCAGCAGGAGCCTCAGCACCAACAGTTGGGACAATGCCGTGGTCGAAAGCTTCTTTAAGAACCTGAAGATCAGAGGACAGTAG
- a CDS encoding peptide MFS transporter: MDLTEPKIPEAPAQTGHPKQLYMLFFAEMWERFSFYGMKALLLAYMVTELKFDEPKGYAILGSYAALVYTMPLFGGVMADKYLGYRKAVLYGGILMSIGHLVLAVPEDWSFFIGMAFIICGNGFFKPNISSLVGTLYADNDPRKDSGFSIFYMGINIGAALGGLLCGYVGQQINWHYGFGLAGIFMILGLVVFVIGRKSLKEKGLPPDPAKLSKPIVAGITTEVFIYAGSLLVIPVIVALFHRYELMDFIMFGLGAISLAYILYIAFQLDRISRNKLFAALVLIIFSTLFWAFYEQNAGSLNLFAMRNVDMHVAGMELPALAVNNFLPPAWVIVLSFFFAWLWPALNRRGLEPSTPLKFGLSFVLLGMGFCTFYAATVWGAESGLISLPAFIFGYFFIICGELCISPIGLSMVTKLAPTKIVAMMMGIWFFASAIGEFLAGKIGALMSVPVNVVDNPVLSLPYYADIISKIGIYAIGFGILLMLLGPLIRKWMVDVR, translated from the coding sequence ATGGACCTGACTGAACCTAAAATCCCGGAAGCGCCAGCCCAAACCGGGCACCCGAAACAATTATACATGCTGTTCTTCGCCGAAATGTGGGAGCGTTTCTCATTTTATGGCATGAAAGCACTGTTGCTTGCCTACATGGTAACGGAGCTAAAGTTTGATGAGCCGAAAGGCTATGCTATCCTGGGTTCATATGCAGCGCTTGTGTATACCATGCCCCTGTTCGGGGGTGTTATGGCCGATAAATACCTGGGCTACCGCAAGGCAGTACTATATGGAGGTATCTTGATGAGTATTGGTCACCTGGTATTGGCTGTACCTGAGGACTGGAGCTTTTTTATCGGGATGGCTTTCATTATTTGTGGTAACGGCTTCTTTAAACCAAACATCTCCAGTCTGGTCGGTACTTTATATGCTGACAACGATCCACGCAAAGACAGCGGATTTTCTATTTTCTACATGGGCATCAATATTGGGGCAGCACTCGGCGGATTACTTTGCGGGTATGTGGGGCAGCAAATCAACTGGCATTATGGCTTCGGCCTGGCCGGTATCTTCATGATCCTGGGGCTAGTAGTGTTTGTTATAGGCAGAAAATCGTTAAAAGAAAAAGGGCTTCCCCCTGACCCAGCTAAATTGAGCAAACCTATAGTTGCAGGCATCACAACCGAGGTTTTTATTTACGCGGGCTCTCTGCTAGTCATTCCGGTTATTGTAGCGCTGTTCCACCGCTATGAGCTTATGGACTTTATTATGTTTGGTCTGGGGGCTATTTCATTGGCTTACATCTTATACATTGCCTTCCAACTGGACCGTATTTCACGCAATAAACTGTTTGCTGCGCTGGTGCTTATTATTTTCTCAACGCTGTTCTGGGCTTTTTATGAGCAGAATGCCGGCTCGCTTAACCTGTTTGCCATGCGTAACGTGGACATGCACGTAGCGGGCATGGAACTGCCTGCACTGGCTGTAAATAACTTTTTGCCACCTGCCTGGGTTATAGTGCTCAGCTTCTTTTTTGCCTGGCTGTGGCCGGCTCTCAACCGCAGAGGCCTGGAGCCGTCAACTCCCTTAAAATTCGGATTATCCTTTGTACTGCTCGGGATGGGTTTCTGTACTTTTTATGCCGCAACTGTCTGGGGTGCCGAATCGGGATTAATCTCTTTACCTGCCTTTATCTTTGGGTACTTCTTTATCATCTGCGGAGAGCTTTGTATCTCACCAATTGGTCTGTCTATGGTAACAAAGCTGGCCCCGACCAAAATAGTGGCCATGATGATGGGTATCTGGTTTTTTGCCAGTGCCATTGGGGAGTTTCTGGCTGGTAAGATCGGCGCCCTGATGAGTGTTCCGGTAAACGTAGTTGACAACCCGGTACTCTCGTTGCCTTATTATGCAGATATAATCAGTAAAATAGGAATTTATGCCATTGGTTTTGGCATACTGCTCATGCTGTTAGGACCACTAATCCGGAAATGGATGGTGGATGTCCGCTAG
- a CDS encoding SHOCT domain-containing protein produces the protein MKTTPKTQPRSATKATSGGSIENELKKLKSLLDEGAITQQEYEIAKKKVLNQ, from the coding sequence GTGAAAACAACACCAAAAACACAACCTAGGTCTGCTACTAAAGCTACCTCTGGTGGTTCTATAGAGAATGAACTGAAAAAGTTAAAATCACTACTTGATGAAGGAGCCATCACGCAGCAGGAATATGAAATAGCCAAAAAGAAGGTTTTAAATCAGTAG
- a CDS encoding phytase yields the protein MQANGQSVINPKFVTKPVKYDSDDPAIWVNKQNPSESLVIGTDKGSDTDGALYVYDLTGKTKTVIRNLKHPNNVDVAYGMILQGKSKDLVVTTERKSRKLRVFSAPDMNPIDKGGIALFAGETGSGSEPMGIALYERASDRKIYAIVSRKSGPTNGTYLWQYLLEDDGSGNVKGTLVRRFGNYSGTQEIESVAIDDELGYVYCSDERRGVRKYYADPEKGNKELALFANKGFARDQEGISIYKIDDGTGYILVSDQGADEFHIYSREGTATNPHSHKLLKVVKVRADASDGSEMINYNLSPQFPKGLFVAMSTDKTFHFYRWEDIAGTSLKIRPSNIRNIKAPVLAAPLHRATRVSTAPKLTWVASEGAGSYHVQVAAASDFKSIIYEQGGLTKTTLPIKGLTEGKTYFWRVRALNGINNSSWSVSWSFTTIDKTAPRVYSINRQSPISEITGAKTVSFRATFSEVVTNVGVTDFIPVFKDNVTGNIVSVSAVGASRTLYDITIANITGKGTIRLDLKNTETGIADAAGNSISSGFSSGQLYRIQPVPPTITINSPTNNISFTAPATITLKATASDSDGAVAKVEFFSGAIKLGEDVTSPYSYTWNNVGAGKYTVSTIATDNSGLRSTSKAISITVLTSITYQLTNRIAGSAGDSVVHVNENSSTSIATPDKSLTEPEEQDLELYSYPNPFVEKVKISFTSAESQPLSLFIYDMKGRLVTTLFQGQVDEKTSYTFEWAPNLEHASGIYILKLQASNYSQNRKIVLNK from the coding sequence ATGCAGGCAAATGGCCAGAGCGTTATAAATCCAAAATTCGTAACAAAGCCTGTAAAATACGATTCTGATGACCCTGCCATTTGGGTAAATAAACAAAATCCTTCAGAAAGCCTGGTAATTGGTACAGACAAGGGCTCTGATACAGATGGCGCACTCTATGTGTATGATTTGACTGGTAAGACAAAAACCGTCATCAGAAATTTAAAGCACCCTAATAATGTAGATGTAGCATATGGAATGATTTTACAGGGCAAGAGTAAAGACTTAGTTGTTACAACAGAACGGAAAAGCCGAAAACTCAGAGTATTTTCTGCTCCAGACATGAATCCTATAGATAAAGGAGGAATCGCTTTGTTTGCCGGGGAAACTGGATCAGGAAGTGAACCTATGGGTATCGCTTTGTATGAAAGGGCATCAGATCGTAAAATCTACGCTATAGTCAGCCGAAAATCAGGGCCAACAAATGGCACTTACTTATGGCAGTATTTACTGGAAGACGATGGATCGGGAAATGTTAAAGGTACACTGGTAAGAAGGTTCGGTAACTATAGCGGGACCCAGGAAATAGAATCAGTTGCTATAGATGATGAGCTCGGGTATGTATACTGTTCTGATGAACGAAGAGGAGTTAGAAAATACTACGCTGACCCGGAGAAAGGAAATAAGGAACTTGCGCTTTTTGCGAACAAAGGGTTTGCTCGTGACCAGGAAGGCATTTCTATCTATAAAATAGATGATGGCACAGGCTATATACTTGTTTCAGATCAGGGAGCAGACGAGTTTCATATTTATAGCCGGGAAGGCACGGCCACAAACCCGCACAGCCACAAATTACTAAAAGTTGTAAAGGTAAGAGCAGATGCAAGCGATGGTTCAGAAATGATAAACTATAATTTGTCCCCCCAGTTTCCAAAAGGCTTATTCGTTGCAATGTCTACTGATAAAACATTTCACTTTTATAGATGGGAGGATATTGCAGGAACAAGTTTAAAAATTCGGCCCTCCAATATTAGAAATATAAAGGCACCCGTTTTAGCTGCACCTCTACATAGGGCAACAAGGGTTTCAACAGCTCCAAAATTAACCTGGGTAGCTTCGGAGGGGGCAGGTTCCTATCATGTACAAGTCGCAGCTGCGTCTGATTTTAAAAGTATAATTTATGAGCAGGGCGGTCTTACGAAAACAACCCTCCCGATAAAAGGCTTAACGGAGGGGAAAACATATTTCTGGCGTGTAAGAGCTTTAAATGGAATTAATAACAGTAGTTGGTCTGTAAGCTGGAGCTTTACAACTATAGATAAAACAGCACCAAGGGTCTATAGTATAAACCGTCAGTCCCCGATCTCCGAAATAACCGGAGCAAAAACGGTCAGCTTCAGAGCTACGTTTTCGGAAGTGGTAACTAATGTGGGTGTTACCGATTTTATACCTGTATTCAAGGACAATGTTACCGGAAATATAGTTTCCGTTTCAGCAGTTGGCGCAAGCAGAACCTTATACGATATAACTATCGCTAACATTACGGGTAAAGGAACTATACGCCTGGATTTAAAAAATACAGAAACGGGAATAGCTGATGCAGCAGGCAATAGTATTAGTTCTGGTTTCAGTTCTGGCCAGTTGTATCGTATACAGCCAGTTCCACCAACTATAACTATAAACTCTCCTACAAACAATATATCTTTTACAGCTCCGGCAACTATAACATTAAAAGCTACAGCTTCCGATTCTGATGGCGCAGTAGCTAAAGTGGAATTCTTTAGCGGGGCTATAAAGCTGGGCGAAGATGTGACTTCACCTTATAGTTATACCTGGAATAATGTAGGAGCAGGCAAGTATACTGTATCAACTATAGCCACCGATAATTCAGGACTGAGATCCACTTCAAAGGCCATTTCAATTACTGTTTTAACAAGCATTACCTATCAATTGACTAACCGTATTGCAGGTTCTGCAGGTGATAGTGTGGTTCATGTAAACGAAAATTCCTCTACTTCAATTGCAACTCCCGATAAATCACTTACAGAGCCTGAGGAACAAGATCTGGAATTATATTCTTATCCCAATCCTTTTGTAGAAAAAGTTAAAATCAGCTTTACTTCCGCAGAATCACAGCCGTTGAGTCTGTTTATATATGATATGAAAGGCAGATTGGTTACTACCCTATTCCAAGGCCAGGTGGATGAAAAAACAAGTTATACTTTTGAATGGGCTCCTAACCTGGAACATGCATCAGGAATATATATACTTAAACTGCAGGCTAGCAACTATAGTCAAAACAGGAAAATTGTGCTTAATAAGTAG
- a CDS encoding sensor histidine kinase produces MSLRTKFILFAAVMHLLLAVMAYLLLKENVYLFLGMELVIFGSIFITTQLYSTFFKPLSLIRAGIQSIKAKDFSTKFMGVGQKELDELINVYNRMIDQLRHERVAQAEKHYFLEKLIQASPAGILLLGFDNQVEHVNPAAELYLQQPADSLLDKHVSQLPKVWAEQLTQLQTGSSITFRVNGIRTYRCHRAHFLDRGFQHYFVLIEELTEAILQNERQAYEKVIRMMSHEVNNSAGAVNSILGSLQYYAPQLADDHRDDFDNALQVAIDRNTNLSRFMANFANVVRLPKPKKTPTDLHALLRNLALLMQPEFQRRTIACTLQLAPQPLVVLLDQQQMEQVLLNVLKNAMEAIGDTGEVTIATQVNPAQLTITDTGSGIPESVRASLFTPFFSTKEYGQGIGLTMIREILINHGFTFSLESDQEKEVTLFSIRFSG; encoded by the coding sequence ATGAGTCTCAGGACTAAGTTTATACTTTTTGCTGCGGTCATGCATCTGTTGCTGGCCGTTATGGCCTACCTGCTCCTGAAAGAGAATGTGTATCTGTTTCTGGGCATGGAGTTGGTCATATTTGGTTCCATCTTTATTACCACACAGCTATACAGTACATTTTTTAAACCGCTCAGCCTGATCCGCGCGGGCATTCAGTCCATCAAGGCTAAAGACTTCTCTACCAAGTTTATGGGGGTGGGGCAGAAGGAGCTGGACGAACTGATAAACGTGTACAACCGCATGATAGACCAGTTGCGGCACGAGCGGGTGGCGCAGGCCGAGAAGCATTACTTTCTGGAGAAACTCATACAGGCATCGCCGGCTGGTATTTTGCTGCTGGGTTTTGATAACCAGGTGGAGCACGTAAACCCGGCCGCCGAACTATACCTGCAACAACCTGCCGATAGTTTGCTGGACAAGCACGTTAGCCAACTGCCAAAGGTGTGGGCCGAGCAGCTGACACAACTACAGACGGGTAGCTCTATCACGTTTCGGGTAAATGGCATCCGCACGTACCGCTGCCACCGCGCCCACTTCCTGGACCGAGGTTTTCAGCATTACTTTGTGCTGATAGAAGAACTGACCGAGGCGATACTGCAGAACGAGCGGCAGGCTTATGAGAAGGTGATCCGGATGATGTCGCATGAAGTGAATAACTCGGCAGGGGCGGTAAATTCTATACTGGGTTCGCTGCAATACTATGCCCCGCAACTTGCCGACGACCACCGCGACGATTTTGACAATGCCCTGCAGGTAGCCATAGACCGTAACACCAACCTGAGCCGCTTTATGGCCAACTTCGCTAACGTAGTACGGCTGCCAAAACCTAAAAAAACACCAACCGACCTGCACGCCTTGCTCCGAAACCTGGCTTTGCTTATGCAACCTGAATTTCAGCGCCGAACTATAGCCTGTACACTTCAGCTGGCCCCGCAGCCACTGGTTGTACTCCTGGATCAGCAGCAAATGGAGCAGGTACTGCTAAACGTGCTCAAAAACGCCATGGAAGCAATAGGCGACACCGGCGAGGTAACTATAGCCACACAGGTGAACCCCGCACAGCTAACTATAACCGACACCGGCTCTGGCATACCTGAAAGTGTAAGGGCATCGCTGTTTACGCCCTTTTTCAGCACCAAAGAATACGGGCAGGGGATTGGCTTAACTATGATTAGGGAGATATTGATAAATCATGGCTTCACATTCTCGCTGGAGAGTGATCAGGAGAAGGAGGTGACGTTATTTTCGATCAGGTTTTCAGGCTGA
- a CDS encoding efflux RND transporter permease subunit: MFSKFIHRPVFAIIISVVIVFIGGLAIKKLPISQFPDIAPTTVNIFIAYPGASADVLVNSTLITLEQAINGVEGMRYIASDATSAGEATLRIIFEPGTDPNDAVVRVKTRVDQVMPLLPELVQREGVVITPVQPSMLMYVNLYSKEKSIDEKFLFNYATVKMIPEIQRIKGVARAQILGSRRYAMRVWLNPDRMRAYNISVEEVMEALAEQSIIGRPGRLGQSSGIAAQSLEYVLTYKGRYNKPVEYEGIIIRANAEGESIHLKDIATVELGSEFFDIYSNLNGQPSAAIVLKQNYGSNASDVIADVKARLDVMKQSFPPGVDYKISYDVSQFLDASIDQVLHTLRDAFILVALVVFIFLGDWRSTLIPILAVPVSLVGTFFVIQLFGLSINLITLFALVLAIGIVVDNAIVVVEAVHAKMEETNLSPYKATIEVLREIGGAIIAITLVMTAVFIPLLFMTGPVGIFYRQFSITMASSIVISAVIALTLTPVLCAMLLKNNHGKPKKKNPLTKALDGFNSGFEKLTGKYVGLLRAIVSRRTLTWGILLTFCVGIFFQNKMLPAGFIPNEDQGTIYAIVQTPPGSTLETTNKVSQKLQKICTEIEGVESVSSLAGYEIMTEGRGSNAGTCLINLKPWSDREHTVKEIMEELEEKSKGLGAVVEFFEPPAIPGFGSSGGFSMRLLDKNSDTDYHEFDKINKEFMDNLAKRKELTGLFTFFAANYPQYELEIDNNLAMQKGVSIGKAMENLNIMIGSTYEQGFIKFNQFFKVYVQSDPKYRRMPSDVLNLAVKNEAGEMVPYSAFMKLKKTQGPNEVTRFNLYNSAAIQGLPAKGYTTADAIKAVQEVAAQTLPKGYDIAWEGLSYDESIRGNESLYVFIVVLLFVYFVLAAQYESFIIPFAVVLSLPVGIFGSFLLLKLMGLENNIYAQVGMIMLVGLLGKNAVLIVEFAVQKRLQGYTILEAAIEGAKVRFRPILMTSFAFVAGLIPLIVATGAGAIGNRTIGASALGGMLFGTIFGVVVIPGLYYIFAKMADGRHLIRDEHETPLTEDYVYVTEDVPHIKERALIEETENHV, encoded by the coding sequence ATGTTTAGTAAATTTATACACAGACCTGTATTTGCTATCATAATATCGGTCGTGATAGTTTTTATAGGTGGCCTGGCTATCAAAAAGCTACCTATTTCCCAGTTCCCGGATATTGCGCCCACCACGGTAAACATTTTTATTGCTTACCCGGGCGCCAGTGCCGATGTACTGGTTAACTCCACTTTAATTACATTGGAGCAGGCCATTAACGGTGTGGAAGGGATGCGTTATATAGCCTCTGATGCTACCAGTGCCGGTGAAGCTACGCTGCGTATCATTTTCGAGCCAGGTACAGACCCTAACGATGCCGTTGTTAGGGTAAAAACCAGGGTAGACCAGGTAATGCCGCTCCTGCCCGAATTGGTGCAACGGGAAGGTGTTGTTATTACCCCTGTTCAGCCTAGTATGTTGATGTATGTCAACCTTTATTCGAAAGAAAAGAGCATTGACGAGAAGTTCCTGTTCAACTATGCCACCGTTAAAATGATCCCGGAGATACAAAGGATCAAAGGCGTGGCCAGGGCGCAGATACTGGGTAGCCGCAGATACGCCATGCGTGTATGGCTGAACCCGGACCGTATGCGTGCTTATAACATCTCGGTAGAAGAAGTGATGGAGGCTCTGGCGGAGCAAAGTATAATCGGCCGCCCCGGCAGGTTAGGCCAAAGCTCTGGTATAGCAGCCCAGTCTCTGGAATATGTGCTTACCTACAAAGGCCGTTATAACAAACCAGTAGAGTACGAAGGAATCATTATCCGGGCAAATGCTGAAGGCGAAAGTATACACCTCAAAGACATTGCTACGGTAGAACTGGGTAGTGAATTCTTTGACATTTACTCTAACCTGAATGGCCAGCCTTCGGCAGCTATCGTTTTAAAACAGAACTATGGCAGTAACGCCAGCGATGTAATTGCAGACGTAAAAGCCAGGCTGGATGTCATGAAACAATCCTTTCCTCCGGGAGTGGATTACAAGATCAGCTATGACGTTTCTCAGTTCCTGGATGCTTCCATCGATCAGGTACTTCATACGTTGAGAGACGCGTTTATACTTGTTGCACTGGTTGTTTTCATTTTCCTCGGCGACTGGCGGTCTACGCTTATTCCTATACTTGCCGTACCGGTTTCGCTGGTAGGGACGTTCTTTGTGATTCAGCTATTCGGGCTTTCCATCAACCTGATTACTTTGTTCGCGCTGGTACTGGCCATTGGTATTGTGGTGGATAACGCTATAGTTGTAGTGGAAGCGGTGCACGCCAAAATGGAAGAAACCAACCTTTCGCCTTACAAGGCAACTATAGAAGTACTTCGTGAGATTGGTGGTGCCATCATCGCTATCACATTGGTAATGACAGCGGTGTTCATTCCACTACTGTTTATGACAGGTCCGGTGGGTATTTTCTACCGGCAGTTCTCTATTACTATGGCCAGCTCTATCGTGATCTCGGCCGTAATTGCTCTTACGCTAACCCCGGTGCTGTGCGCCATGTTGCTGAAGAATAACCACGGAAAACCGAAGAAGAAAAACCCGTTAACGAAAGCGTTGGATGGTTTTAACAGTGGGTTCGAAAAACTGACCGGCAAGTATGTTGGATTGTTACGTGCTATTGTAAGCCGCAGAACGCTGACGTGGGGAATTTTGCTGACTTTCTGTGTTGGTATCTTCTTCCAAAACAAAATGCTTCCGGCAGGCTTCATTCCGAACGAAGACCAGGGTACCATCTATGCTATAGTTCAAACGCCTCCGGGCTCAACTCTGGAAACTACCAACAAGGTATCTCAGAAGCTGCAGAAGATCTGTACAGAAATCGAAGGTGTGGAATCGGTTTCCTCATTGGCTGGTTACGAGATCATGACGGAAGGTCGCGGTTCAAATGCCGGTACGTGTCTTATCAACCTGAAGCCCTGGTCTGATCGCGAGCATACCGTGAAGGAGATAATGGAAGAACTGGAAGAGAAGTCGAAAGGACTGGGTGCTGTAGTTGAGTTCTTCGAGCCACCGGCAATTCCGGGTTTTGGTTCTTCAGGTGGTTTTTCGATGCGTTTGCTGGACAAAAACTCCGATACTGATTACCACGAATTTGATAAGATCAACAAAGAGTTCATGGATAACCTGGCCAAGCGTAAAGAGCTGACCGGCTTGTTTACCTTCTTTGCTGCCAATTATCCGCAGTATGAACTGGAGATCGACAACAACCTGGCGATGCAGAAAGGGGTATCTATTGGCAAGGCGATGGAGAACCTGAACATCATGATCGGTAGTACCTATGAACAGGGCTTTATCAAGTTCAACCAGTTCTTCAAAGTATATGTGCAGTCCGATCCGAAGTATAGAAGGATGCCGTCTGATGTGTTAAATCTTGCGGTTAAAAATGAAGCTGGCGAAATGGTACCTTACTCGGCCTTTATGAAGCTGAAGAAGACACAGGGACCTAACGAAGTTACGCGCTTTAACCTGTACAATTCAGCAGCAATACAAGGCCTTCCGGCCAAAGGCTATACTACTGCAGATGCCATAAAAGCCGTGCAGGAAGTAGCCGCTCAAACACTGCCTAAAGGCTATGACATTGCCTGGGAAGGCCTTTCTTATGACGAGTCTATTCGTGGTAATGAGTCGCTGTATGTATTTATAGTTGTACTCCTGTTTGTATACTTCGTGTTGGCAGCCCAGTACGAGAGCTTTATCATTCCTTTTGCCGTGGTGCTGTCCCTGCCTGTGGGAATTTTTGGCTCGTTCTTACTCCTTAAACTGATGGGCCTGGAGAATAACATTTATGCCCAGGTAGGTATGATCATGCTGGTTGGTTTGTTGGGTAAAAATGCCGTTCTGATCGTGGAATTTGCTGTTCAGAAACGCCTGCAGGGATATACGATACTTGAAGCGGCTATCGAAGGCGCCAAAGTTCGTTTCCGTCCTATCCTGATGACATCGTTTGCCTTTGTTGCCGGTTTGATTCCGCTTATCGTGGCTACGGGTGCAGGCGCTATCGGTAACCGGACCATTGGTGCCTCTGCGCTGGGGGGTATGTTGTTCGGTACCATTTTCGGGGTTGTTGTCATACCTGGCTTGTACTACATCTTCGCTAAAATGGCAGACGGTCGTCACCTGATCCGGGATGAACATGAAACGCCGCTAACGGAAGATTATGTTTATGTTACGGAGGATGTTCCTCACATTAAAGAAAGAGCCCTTATAGAAGAAACTGAAAACCATGTGTAG